The Pseudomonas eucalypticola genome has a window encoding:
- a CDS encoding ABC transporter ATP-binding protein, whose amino-acid sequence MVALQTPASPGLAVHIDGLSHAFHLDGEPLPVLDNVSLDVAPGEFVALLGPSGCGKSTLLRLVAGLEPADRGTLQGDGQAITGPDPSRVVVFQDPTLYPWRRVWDNVAVGLQAQGLLKTQRGRVDAALAKVHLSEFARAWPRQLSGGMAQRVALARALVNEPRLLILDEPLGKLDSLTRIAMQKELIELWQRQGYTALLVTHDVEEALLLANRIIVFSERPARVKAEIQVQRPYPRRRDDPYLVELRTGILASLGLADA is encoded by the coding sequence ATGGTAGCGCTGCAGACACCCGCCAGCCCGGGGCTGGCCGTGCATATCGACGGGCTCAGCCATGCGTTTCACCTGGATGGCGAGCCGTTGCCTGTACTCGATAACGTCAGCCTGGACGTGGCTCCGGGCGAATTCGTCGCCCTGCTGGGCCCCTCCGGTTGCGGCAAGTCGACCCTGCTGCGCCTGGTGGCCGGGCTGGAACCCGCCGACCGTGGCACCCTGCAAGGCGACGGCCAGGCCATCACCGGCCCGGACCCCAGCCGCGTGGTGGTGTTCCAGGACCCCACCCTGTACCCCTGGCGCCGTGTCTGGGACAACGTTGCCGTGGGCCTGCAGGCCCAGGGGTTGCTCAAGACCCAGCGCGGCCGCGTCGACGCCGCTCTGGCCAAGGTGCACCTGAGCGAATTCGCCCGTGCCTGGCCCCGCCAGTTGTCCGGGGGCATGGCGCAACGGGTTGCCCTGGCCCGGGCGCTGGTCAACGAGCCTCGCCTGCTGATTCTGGACGAGCCCTTGGGCAAGCTCGACTCGCTGACGCGCATCGCCATGCAGAAGGAGTTGATCGAACTGTGGCAGCGCCAGGGCTATACCGCGCTCCTGGTGACCCATGACGTGGAGGAGGCGCTGTTGCTGGCCAACCGCATCATCGTCTTCAGCGAGCGGCCAGCGCGGGTCAAAGCCGAGATCCAGGTACAGCGCCCGTATCCACGGCGCCGGGATGATCCCTACCTGGTGGAGTTGCGCACTGGCATTCTGGCCTCGTTGGGCTTGGCCGACGCGTGA
- a CDS encoding ABC transporter permease: protein MSSVELTRAGVAVAVEQPRIGWRSAVAVLAWLGAALLTRLYPDATRHWPLTEGLANLELALAVLIGVLALAAPRVPRLARRLHHLAPWLLALALLLGVWEWLTAKLGLLPVPFFAPPQALLNVYLSDWPRLLDSLWHSAVLLGFGVGLGAVCGFIAGVSIGWSTRIGYWLHPVLRILGPVPSTALLPLCFFLFPSSWSASVFLIALATWFPVTVLTWSGVASVDKAYYDVARTLGAKPSFLIVRVAIPAALPHVFVGLFMGLGASFSTLVVAEMMGVKSGIGWYLQWAQGWAAYANMYAALLVMALACSGLISALFLVRDRLLAWQKGAVKW, encoded by the coding sequence ATGTCTTCAGTTGAACTCACCCGTGCCGGCGTCGCCGTGGCCGTTGAGCAACCACGCATCGGCTGGCGTTCCGCCGTGGCGGTGCTGGCCTGGCTGGGTGCCGCGCTGCTGACCCGGCTGTATCCGGACGCTACCCGGCATTGGCCACTGACTGAAGGCCTGGCCAACCTCGAACTGGCGCTGGCCGTGTTGATCGGTGTGCTGGCGCTGGCCGCGCCCCGGGTACCCAGGCTGGCCCGTCGGCTGCACCACCTGGCGCCGTGGCTGCTGGCGCTGGCGTTGCTGCTGGGCGTTTGGGAATGGCTGACCGCCAAGCTGGGCCTGCTGCCGGTACCGTTTTTCGCGCCGCCCCAGGCCTTGCTCAATGTCTACCTCAGCGACTGGCCGCGCCTGCTCGACAGCCTGTGGCACTCGGCGGTGCTGTTGGGCTTTGGGGTAGGGCTGGGCGCCGTATGCGGTTTCATTGCCGGGGTGTCCATCGGCTGGTCCACCCGTATCGGCTACTGGTTGCACCCGGTGTTGCGCATCCTCGGGCCGGTTCCGTCCACAGCCCTGTTGCCGCTGTGCTTTTTCCTGTTTCCCAGCAGTTGGAGCGCCAGCGTGTTCCTGATTGCCTTGGCCACCTGGTTCCCGGTCACCGTGCTGACTTGGTCGGGTGTGGCCAGCGTCGACAAGGCTTACTACGACGTGGCGCGCACCCTGGGGGCGAAACCCTCGTTCCTGATTGTTCGCGTGGCGATTCCGGCGGCGTTGCCCCATGTGTTTGTCGGCTTGTTCATGGGCCTGGGCGCGTCGTTCTCCACCCTGGTGGTGGCGGAAATGATGGGCGTCAAGTCCGGCATCGGCTGGTACCTGCAATGGGCCCAGGGCTGGGCCGCCTACGCCAATATGTATGCCGCGCTGCTGGTGATGGCGCTGGCCTGTTCCGGGTTGATATCGGCCCTTTTCCTGGTACGTGACCGGCTATTGGCCTGGCAGAAAGGAGCGGTGAAATGGTAG
- a CDS encoding ABC transporter substrate-binding protein yields MRPQPPFNALSRRRLLGLGAAALASPLLLSLPGRVWADEHDSMQMGTEPQGTGDFIKLDTPRKLKLAINLNAVCLAPVVIAHGEGFFTRHNLDVEFVNFGNSTEVLLEAIATGKADAGIGMALRWLKALEQGFDVKLTAGTHGGCLRLLSATHGPITRLEDLKGKAIGVTDMAAPDRNFFSILLKKHGVDPVRDVEWKLFPADLLGTALDKGEVQAISGSDPFMYRLLQGGQARELSTNLVDEYANLSCCVVGVTGKLVRDDRRVAAALTQAILEAHDYAVKHPEAVAKGFQKFAVNTSEAEVQAILHDHTHGHHAVGAALATEIVTYVDDLKTVEVFDASTNAGEFAKEITANVFS; encoded by the coding sequence ATGCGCCCTCAACCCCCGTTCAATGCCCTGTCTCGCCGCCGTCTGTTAGGCCTGGGGGCTGCCGCGCTGGCCAGCCCGCTGCTGCTATCGTTGCCCGGCCGCGTCTGGGCCGATGAGCATGACTCCATGCAGATGGGCACGGAACCCCAGGGTACCGGTGACTTCATCAAGCTCGACACGCCGCGCAAGCTCAAACTGGCCATCAACCTCAATGCCGTCTGCCTGGCCCCCGTGGTCATCGCCCACGGCGAAGGGTTCTTCACCCGGCACAACCTGGACGTGGAGTTCGTCAACTTCGGCAATTCTACCGAGGTGCTGCTCGAAGCCATCGCCACCGGCAAGGCCGACGCCGGCATCGGCATGGCGCTGCGCTGGCTCAAGGCGCTGGAGCAGGGCTTCGACGTCAAGCTCACCGCCGGTACCCACGGCGGTTGCCTGCGCCTGCTCAGCGCTACCCACGGCCCCATCACCCGCCTGGAAGACCTCAAGGGCAAAGCCATTGGCGTGACCGACATGGCGGCGCCCGATCGCAACTTCTTCTCCATCCTGCTCAAGAAGCACGGCGTGGACCCGGTGCGCGACGTGGAATGGAAGCTGTTTCCCGCTGACCTGCTGGGCACCGCCCTGGACAAGGGTGAAGTGCAGGCCATCAGTGGCAGCGACCCCTTCATGTACCGCTTGCTGCAGGGCGGCCAGGCGCGCGAGCTGTCCACCAACCTGGTGGACGAATACGCCAACCTGTCGTGCTGCGTGGTGGGCGTCACCGGCAAGCTGGTGCGCGACGACCGCCGTGTGGCCGCGGCGCTGACCCAGGCCATTCTGGAAGCCCACGACTATGCGGTAAAACACCCGGAAGCGGTGGCCAAGGGTTTCCAGAAGTTTGCCGTGAACACCAGCGAAGCCGAGGTGCAGGCCATTCTTCACGACCACACCCACGGCCACCACGCCGTGGGCGCGGCGTTGGCCACCGAGATCGTCACCTACGTGGACGACCTCAAGACGGTAGAGGTATTCGACGCCAGCACCAACGCCGGCGAGTTCGCGAAGGAGATCACCGCCAATGTCTTCAGTTGA
- a CDS encoding NAD-dependent succinate-semialdehyde dehydrogenase — MYPNVQLYINGQWRDAADGRSIAVVNPANGETLGSVAHADIADLDEALAAAQQGFDTWRKVSAFDRYKVMRKAGELMRERADHIARLMTLEQGKPLAEARAETLAAADIIDWLAEEGRRSYGRIVPSRAQGIEQRVISEPVGPVAAFTPWNFPINQVVRKLSSALAAGCSIIVKAPEETPASPAELIRAFADAGVPAGVIGLVYGVPADISGYLIPHPVIRKVTFTGSTPVGKQLAAMAGQHMKPATMELGGHAPAMVFADADVEKAVQLLVASKFRNAGQVCVSPTRFLVQREVFETFLNRFVELAGKVKVGNGLEEGVTMGPLANGRRAPALQALVDDARAKGATVHLGGKAIDGPGYFFAPTVISGLNTGMRLMNEEPFGPVALIVPFDTLDEVIAEANRLPFGLASYAFTASSKTAQALSDRVEAGMLSINHLGIGLPETPFGGIKDSGHGSEGGTEAIQAYLVTKLVTHLG; from the coding sequence ATGTACCCGAACGTGCAGCTTTACATCAACGGTCAATGGCGCGATGCCGCCGACGGCCGCAGCATCGCGGTGGTCAACCCCGCCAACGGTGAAACCCTGGGCAGCGTGGCACACGCCGACATCGCCGACCTGGACGAGGCCCTGGCCGCTGCGCAGCAGGGGTTCGACACCTGGCGCAAGGTCAGTGCCTTCGACCGCTACAAGGTCATGCGCAAGGCCGGTGAGCTGATGCGTGAACGTGCCGATCATATTGCCCGGCTGATGACCCTGGAGCAGGGCAAGCCGCTCGCCGAGGCCCGTGCCGAAACCCTGGCGGCCGCCGATATCATCGACTGGCTGGCCGAAGAGGGCCGCCGCAGCTATGGCCGCATCGTGCCTTCGCGTGCCCAGGGCATCGAGCAACGCGTCATCAGCGAACCCGTCGGACCGGTGGCGGCGTTCACGCCCTGGAACTTCCCGATCAACCAGGTGGTGCGCAAACTCAGCTCGGCCCTGGCCGCGGGTTGCTCGATCATCGTCAAGGCCCCGGAAGAAACCCCGGCGTCGCCTGCCGAACTGATCCGCGCCTTCGCCGACGCGGGTGTACCGGCCGGGGTTATCGGCCTGGTGTATGGCGTCCCGGCGGACATCTCGGGCTACCTCATCCCGCACCCGGTCATCCGCAAGGTGACCTTCACCGGCTCCACCCCGGTGGGCAAGCAACTGGCGGCCATGGCCGGCCAGCACATGAAGCCGGCCACCATGGAACTGGGCGGCCACGCACCGGCCATGGTGTTCGCCGACGCCGACGTGGAAAAGGCCGTGCAATTGCTGGTGGCCTCCAAGTTTCGCAACGCCGGGCAGGTGTGCGTGTCGCCCACGCGCTTCCTGGTGCAGCGTGAAGTGTTCGAGACCTTCCTGAACCGCTTCGTCGAACTCGCGGGCAAGGTCAAGGTCGGTAACGGCCTGGAGGAGGGCGTGACCATGGGCCCGCTGGCCAACGGCCGGCGCGCTCCGGCGTTGCAGGCCCTGGTGGACGATGCCCGCGCCAAGGGTGCCACCGTGCACCTGGGCGGCAAGGCGATCGACGGCCCGGGGTATTTCTTCGCCCCGACCGTGATCAGCGGCCTGAACACCGGCATGCGCCTGATGAACGAGGAGCCGTTCGGCCCGGTGGCGCTGATCGTGCCGTTCGATACCCTGGACGAAGTGATCGCCGAAGCCAACCGTCTGCCGTTCGGCCTGGCGTCCTACGCCTTCACGGCCTCGTCGAAGACGGCGCAGGCATTGAGTGACCGGGTTGAAGCGGGCATGTTGTCGATCAACCACCTGGGCATTGGCCTGCCGGAAACGCCGTTTGGCGGGATCAAGGATTCCGGCCATGGCTCGGAAGGCGGGACTGAGGCCATCCAGGCGTACCTGGTGACCAAGCTGGTCACGCACCTGGGATGA
- a CDS encoding Gfo/Idh/MocA family protein: MEHLSLGLVGYGKIAQDQHVPAILGNPGYQLRAVATLGPPCPGVAHYTSLEALLAEGPAVQAVAFCTPPQGRHAQVRQALLAGKHVLVEKPPCASLGEAMDLVELARAQGVTCLFAWHSRFAPAVEPARQWLRGRTLRSVAITWKEDVRKWHPGQAWIWQAGGQGVFDPGINALSIVTTLLPDPLFITAAELAVPANHQAPIAARLRMADAHGVEVSAEFDWDHAEPDVWRVVIVTEDGVLRLEQGGAALFIDDIAQPLPAEAEYPSLYRHFRQLIATGASDADLQPLRLVADAFMAGRRTQAAAFLD, translated from the coding sequence ATGGAGCACCTTTCGCTGGGCCTCGTCGGCTACGGCAAGATCGCCCAGGACCAGCATGTGCCGGCCATCCTCGGCAACCCCGGTTACCAGTTGCGCGCTGTCGCCACCCTGGGCCCGCCATGCCCCGGCGTGGCCCATTACACCAGCCTGGAGGCGTTGCTGGCCGAGGGCCCGGCCGTGCAGGCCGTGGCGTTCTGCACGCCGCCCCAGGGCCGCCACGCGCAAGTGCGCCAGGCCCTGCTGGCCGGCAAGCATGTGCTGGTGGAAAAGCCGCCTTGTGCCAGCCTTGGCGAGGCCATGGATTTGGTGGAGCTGGCCCGCGCCCAGGGCGTGACCTGCCTGTTCGCCTGGCATTCGCGCTTCGCCCCGGCGGTGGAGCCGGCTCGCCAGTGGCTGCGCGGGCGCACCCTGCGCAGCGTGGCCATCACCTGGAAGGAAGACGTGCGCAAATGGCACCCCGGCCAGGCCTGGATCTGGCAGGCGGGCGGGCAGGGGGTGTTCGACCCCGGTATCAATGCCTTGTCTATCGTCACCACGTTGCTTCCCGACCCCCTGTTCATCACGGCCGCCGAGCTTGCCGTGCCCGCCAACCACCAGGCCCCCATCGCGGCGCGCCTGCGCATGGCCGACGCCCATGGCGTCGAGGTCAGCGCGGAGTTTGACTGGGATCATGCTGAACCCGACGTCTGGCGTGTGGTCATTGTTACCGAGGATGGCGTGCTGCGCCTGGAACAAGGCGGCGCCGCGCTGTTCATCGATGACATCGCCCAGCCGCTGCCTGCTGAGGCAGAGTACCCGTCGCTGTACCGGCATTTCCGGCAGTTGATCGCCACCGGCGCCAGCGATGCCGACCTGCAACCCCTGCGCCTGGTGGCAGACGCTTTCATGGCCGGCCGCCGTACCCAGGCGGCGGCCTTCCTGGACTGA
- a CDS encoding SulP family inorganic anion transporter yields MSLSSIRNNVLAGLTSSFALVPECIAFALVAQVNPLMGLYGAFIICTLTALFGGRPAMISGAAGSMAVVIVALVVQHGAQYLLATVVLGGLIMVLFGLLRLGKLVRMVPHPVMLGFVNGLAIIIALSQLEHFKVGDAWLSGTPLVVMLGLVALTMAVVYLLPRLTRAVPPALVAIVGVSLLVYALGLPTRTLSDMAHIAGGLPSLHWPSVPMTLETLKIIAPYAVLMAMVGLLETLLTFNLTDELTETRGQPNRECVALGVANVASGLFGGMGGCAMIGQTVINLSSGGRGRLSGVVSGIMVLLFILFLSPLIERIPLAALAGVMFVVAQQTFAWGSLRVLGKVPRQDAVVIVAVTVITVFTDLATAVVCGILIAALAFAWQHAREIRADADDSQPGRKRYTPHGTLFFASTTHFQALFDPRNDPHEVTVDCRHLHLADHSAIAALEALASRYEKAGKGFALEQLSERNQRLLQRAGAAVVMN; encoded by the coding sequence ATGTCGCTGTCTTCGATCCGCAACAACGTCCTGGCCGGCCTGACGTCGTCCTTCGCCCTGGTACCGGAGTGCATTGCCTTCGCGCTGGTGGCCCAGGTGAACCCGTTGATGGGCCTTTACGGTGCCTTCATCATCTGCACCCTGACCGCCCTCTTCGGCGGCCGCCCGGCCATGATTTCCGGCGCAGCCGGGTCCATGGCGGTGGTAATCGTCGCGCTGGTGGTGCAGCACGGTGCCCAGTACCTGCTGGCGACCGTGGTGCTGGGCGGGTTGATCATGGTGCTGTTCGGCCTGTTGCGCCTGGGCAAGCTGGTGCGCATGGTGCCGCATCCGGTGATGCTGGGGTTCGTCAATGGCCTGGCGATCATCATCGCCCTGTCACAGCTGGAGCACTTCAAGGTCGGCGATGCGTGGCTCAGTGGCACGCCGCTGGTAGTGATGCTGGGCCTGGTGGCGCTAACCATGGCCGTGGTCTACCTGCTGCCGCGCCTGACCCGCGCCGTGCCACCGGCGCTGGTGGCCATTGTCGGCGTCAGCCTGCTGGTGTACGCGCTGGGCCTGCCCACCCGTACCCTCAGTGACATGGCACATATCGCCGGTGGCCTGCCCAGCCTGCACTGGCCCAGCGTGCCGATGACCCTGGAAACCTTGAAGATCATCGCCCCGTATGCCGTGCTGATGGCCATGGTCGGGCTGCTGGAAACCCTGCTGACCTTCAACCTCACCGATGAACTGACGGAAACCCGTGGCCAACCGAACCGCGAATGCGTGGCCCTGGGCGTGGCCAACGTGGCCTCGGGGCTGTTCGGTGGCATGGGCGGTTGCGCCATGATCGGCCAGACCGTGATCAACCTCAGCTCCGGCGGCCGCGGGCGGTTGTCGGGCGTGGTCAGCGGCATCATGGTGCTGCTGTTCATCCTGTTCCTGTCACCGCTGATCGAGCGCATTCCGCTGGCGGCGCTGGCTGGGGTGATGTTCGTGGTGGCCCAGCAGACCTTCGCCTGGGGCTCGTTGCGGGTGCTGGGCAAGGTGCCGCGCCAGGATGCCGTGGTGATCGTTGCGGTCACGGTCATCACCGTGTTCACCGATCTGGCTACCGCCGTGGTGTGTGGCATTCTCATCGCCGCGCTGGCGTTCGCCTGGCAGCACGCCCGGGAAATCCGCGCCGACGCCGACGACAGTCAGCCTGGGCGCAAGCGCTACACCCCGCACGGCACCTTGTTCTTCGCCTCGACCACGCATTTCCAGGCCCTGTTCGACCCACGTAACGACCCGCACGAAGTCACGGTCGATTGCCGGCACCTGCACCTGGCCGATCACTCGGCCATCGCTGCCCTGGAGGCCTTGGCGTCGCGTTATGAGAAGGCTGGCAAGGGCTTTGCCCTGGAACAGCTGTCCGAACGCAACCAGCGCCTGCTGCAGCGCGCCGGTGCGGCGGTGGTCATGAACTGA
- a CDS encoding SDR family oxidoreductase — MTEIALVVGASGIVGSAVTRVLAENTNWKVAGLSRAPKLAPGIIPVAADLQDPAAVASALAGLNPTHLFITTWSRQASEAENIRVNAAMVRNVLDGLRGSRSLRHVALVTGLKHYLGPFEAYGQGTLPQTPFRETQGRLDVENFYYAQEDEVFAAAKRDHFTWSVHRPHTITGVAVGNAMNMATTLAVYASVCKATGRPFVFPGSRVQWDSLTDMTDARILARQLLWASTTPAAANEAFNVTNGDVFRWSWMWSRIAEWFGLEAAPFPEQPQPLAAQMADDQAAWSQLAAEHGLLEKDIHRLISPWHTDADLGRPVEVVTDMSKSRRLGFTDFQASDQAFFDVFAQLRAERLIP, encoded by the coding sequence ATGACTGAAATTGCATTGGTAGTGGGCGCCAGTGGCATCGTCGGCAGCGCAGTAACCCGCGTGCTGGCCGAGAACACCAACTGGAAAGTCGCGGGCTTGTCCCGTGCGCCCAAACTGGCCCCCGGCATCATCCCGGTAGCTGCCGACCTGCAAGACCCAGCCGCCGTGGCCAGCGCCCTCGCTGGCCTCAACCCTACCCACCTGTTCATCACCACCTGGTCGCGGCAGGCCAGCGAAGCCGAGAACATTCGCGTCAACGCGGCCATGGTGCGTAACGTACTGGATGGCCTGCGTGGTTCGCGCAGCCTGCGCCACGTCGCGCTGGTGACCGGCCTGAAGCACTACCTGGGCCCGTTCGAAGCCTACGGCCAGGGCACTTTGCCGCAAACGCCGTTCCGCGAAACCCAGGGCCGCCTGGATGTAGAGAACTTCTATTACGCCCAGGAAGATGAAGTGTTCGCTGCCGCCAAGCGCGACCATTTCACCTGGAGCGTGCACCGCCCCCATACCATTACCGGGGTGGCCGTGGGCAATGCCATGAACATGGCCACCACCCTGGCGGTGTACGCCAGTGTCTGCAAGGCCACCGGCCGGCCGTTCGTGTTCCCGGGCTCGCGAGTGCAATGGGACAGTCTCACCGACATGACCGACGCACGCATTCTGGCGCGGCAACTGCTGTGGGCCTCGACCACGCCGGCCGCTGCCAACGAAGCGTTCAACGTCACCAATGGCGATGTGTTCCGCTGGAGCTGGATGTGGTCACGCATCGCCGAGTGGTTTGGCCTGGAAGCCGCGCCGTTCCCGGAACAGCCGCAGCCGCTGGCCGCGCAGATGGCCGATGACCAGGCGGCCTGGAGCCAGCTGGCCGCCGAGCATGGGTTGCTGGAAAAGGACATTCACCGACTGATTTCGCCGTGGCACACCGACGCCGACCTGGGCCGGCCAGTGGAGGTAGTGACCGACATGTCCAAGAGCCGCCGCCTGGGCTTCACCGACTTCCAGGCCAGTGACCAGGCCTTCTTCGACGTGTTCGCCCAGCTGCGCGCCGAGCGCCTGATTCCCTGA
- a CDS encoding DUF4174 domain-containing protein, whose amino-acid sequence MLIRSLAFAALIAVAGPVLAVDSDSPLAQEQGKTRPLIIIARSSVDPDLVHLKDALKEPANQQGFTQRNMVLYTVVNTIGQRDGKNLDPQATMALIRSLSLGAGELPKTILVGKDGGKKLEKSGRVELKEIFDAVDAMPMAEKEAAAPAQAAPAAEPASGKAAKGAKASKAAPQSLDD is encoded by the coding sequence ATGCTCATTCGGTCTCTGGCCTTCGCTGCCCTCATTGCTGTCGCCGGTCCCGTGCTGGCAGTCGATAGCGACTCGCCGCTGGCCCAGGAGCAGGGCAAGACCCGGCCCTTGATCATCATTGCGCGCAGCTCCGTGGACCCGGACCTGGTGCATTTGAAGGACGCGCTCAAGGAACCGGCCAACCAGCAAGGCTTCACCCAGCGCAACATGGTGCTGTACACCGTGGTCAACACCATCGGCCAGCGTGATGGCAAGAACCTGGACCCCCAGGCCACCATGGCGCTGATCCGCAGCCTGAGCCTGGGGGCTGGCGAGCTGCCCAAGACCATCCTGGTGGGCAAGGACGGTGGCAAGAAGCTAGAGAAAAGCGGGCGCGTCGAGCTCAAGGAAATCTTCGATGCCGTGGACGCCATGCCCATGGCCGAGAAGGAAGCGGCTGCGCCGGCACAGGCCGCACCAGCGGCTGAGCCTGCCAGCGGCAAGGCCGCCAAGGGCGCCAAGGCCAGCAAGGCAGCGCCGCAGTCGCTGGACGATTGA
- a CDS encoding alpha/beta hydrolase, whose amino-acid sequence MSLLPFSVARLARPLALSVALAALAACSSPPPADDDGMVSLQEYLKTAYNPGVANKLDGWATRWAWGNHQVDLSLVVPAGQKNVPLVVYLPGLGEDDSAGQLWRQSWGNAGYAVLTVQPTRYDSSVYKTPDAQAGAFRGIAANSYADAALQARVAEVVTVLAEVRRRGLAGEAGFNAVDVQRTVVAGYDLGAQTAAALAGEHDDGQARLSQWRPLGAIVLSPYVAAGADPARFAHIDTPLLSVTGPLDEDPFSWVASAQQRFALFDGLGSSGGYQLRLQDASHKDLSGTLVHAAKPAGHAHDEGGEGGGPGGPGGPGGDRPGAGKPADPGVDRRQAASVAAVTTAWLDATVKHTPAAQQWLDQQAGQWLGPVGRLEHKAPAAR is encoded by the coding sequence ATGTCATTACTGCCGTTTTCCGTTGCCCGCCTTGCCCGCCCTCTCGCCCTGAGCGTAGCCCTCGCCGCCCTTGCCGCCTGCAGCAGCCCGCCACCTGCCGATGATGACGGCATGGTCTCGCTGCAGGAATACCTCAAGACAGCCTACAACCCCGGTGTGGCCAACAAGCTCGACGGCTGGGCTACCCGCTGGGCCTGGGGCAACCACCAGGTCGACCTGTCGCTGGTGGTGCCCGCAGGCCAGAAAAACGTGCCGCTGGTGGTGTACCTGCCTGGCCTGGGCGAAGACGACAGCGCCGGCCAGCTGTGGCGCCAGAGCTGGGGCAACGCCGGCTATGCCGTGCTGACGGTGCAACCGACTCGTTACGACTCATCGGTCTATAAAACGCCGGACGCCCAGGCTGGCGCGTTCCGCGGCATTGCTGCCAACAGCTACGCTGACGCTGCCCTGCAAGCCCGGGTCGCCGAAGTCGTCACGGTGCTGGCCGAAGTGCGCCGCCGGGGCCTGGCCGGGGAAGCCGGCTTCAATGCCGTCGACGTGCAGCGCACCGTGGTCGCCGGCTACGACCTGGGCGCCCAGACCGCCGCCGCCCTGGCGGGCGAGCACGACGATGGCCAGGCACGCCTGAGCCAGTGGCGACCGCTGGGGGCTATCGTGCTGAGCCCCTACGTTGCCGCTGGCGCCGACCCGGCTCGTTTCGCCCATATCGACACCCCGCTGCTGTCGGTCACCGGGCCGCTGGATGAAGACCCGTTCAGCTGGGTCGCCAGTGCCCAGCAGCGCTTCGCCCTGTTTGACGGCCTGGGCAGCAGCGGCGGTTACCAGTTGCGCCTGCAGGACGCCAGCCACAAGGACCTCTCGGGCACCTTGGTGCATGCCGCCAAACCGGCCGGCCATGCCCATGACGAGGGCGGCGAAGGCGGTGGTCCCGGCGGCCCTGGTGGCCCCGGTGGTGACCGCCCTGGCGCTGGCAAACCCGCCGACCCAGGGGTCGACCGCCGCCAGGCAGCCAGCGTCGCGGCCGTTACCACGGCCTGGCTGGACGCCACGGTCAAGCACACCCCGGCCGCCCAGCAATGGCTCGACCAGCAGGCCGGGCAATGGCTGGGGCCCGTGGGCCGGTTGGAACACAAGGCTCCTGCCGCGCGTTGA
- a CDS encoding MFS transporter, whose protein sequence is MKGTFRSLQNYNYRVWAGGALISNIGTWMQRTAQDWLVLVQLTHESATAVGIVMALQFGPYLLLMPFTGLAADHFDRRRLVMTTQALSGALALGLGVLTLTGMVQLWHVYVFAFLFGCVSAFDSTARQTFVAELVGDKHLSNAVALNSTSFNAARMIGPAVAGVLIAAIGSGWVFVLNAASFGAVLLSLRWLRLDELRTLKRSKGTRASLGEGMRYVRSRPDLLAILWMYFLIGTFGLNFPIFISTMSVSVFHQGPSQYGVLSSCLAVGSVLGALLSASRTNPRLGMLLVGALLFGAGTGLAALMPGYWWFGLTLTAVGVSAQTFTTTANSTVQLSTDPLMRGRVMAILLAISVGGTPLGAPVVGWVADVCGPRWALGIGAASGLLAAAVAVRYMVRYRGLRVWIEGRRLRHSLDALS, encoded by the coding sequence GTGAAAGGCACCTTCCGCTCGCTGCAAAACTACAACTACCGCGTCTGGGCCGGCGGCGCGCTCATCTCCAACATCGGCACCTGGATGCAGCGTACCGCCCAGGACTGGCTGGTGCTGGTGCAGTTGACCCACGAAAGCGCCACGGCCGTCGGTATCGTCATGGCCTTGCAGTTCGGCCCCTACCTGCTGCTGATGCCCTTCACCGGCCTTGCCGCCGACCATTTCGACCGGCGCAGGCTGGTGATGACCACCCAGGCCTTGTCCGGGGCCCTGGCGTTGGGCCTGGGGGTATTGACGCTCACCGGCATGGTGCAGCTCTGGCACGTGTACGTGTTCGCCTTCCTGTTCGGGTGCGTCAGCGCCTTCGACTCCACTGCGCGCCAGACCTTCGTCGCCGAACTGGTGGGTGACAAGCATTTGTCCAACGCCGTGGCCCTCAACTCCACGTCGTTCAATGCCGCGCGCATGATCGGCCCAGCGGTGGCCGGGGTGCTGATCGCCGCCATTGGCAGCGGTTGGGTGTTTGTGCTCAACGCAGCGTCGTTCGGTGCCGTGCTGCTGTCCCTGCGCTGGCTGCGCCTGGACGAACTGCGCACCCTCAAGCGCAGCAAAGGTACCCGCGCCAGCCTCGGCGAAGGCATGCGCTACGTGCGCAGCCGCCCGGACCTGCTGGCGATTCTGTGGATGTACTTCCTGATCGGCACCTTCGGCCTGAACTTCCCTATCTTCATTTCCACCATGTCGGTCAGCGTGTTTCACCAGGGCCCCAGTCAATACGGGGTATTGTCCTCGTGCCTGGCGGTAGGCTCGGTGCTGGGTGCGCTGCTCTCGGCCAGCCGCACCAACCCGCGCCTGGGGATGCTGCTGGTGGGGGCATTGCTGTTCGGCGCAGGCACCGGCTTGGCGGCGCTGATGCCGGGCTACTGGTGGTTCGGCCTGACGCTCACGGCCGTGGGTGTATCGGCACAGACCTTCACCACCACGGCGAACAGCACGGTGCAACTGTCCACCGACCCGCTGATGCGCGGGCGGGTCATGGCTATCCTGCTGGCGATTTCGGTCGGTGGCACACCGTTGGGCGCACCTGTCGTGGGCTGGGTGGCCGATGTCTGCGGTCCGCGCTGGGCCTTGGGGATTGGCGCGGCATCCGGACTGCTGGCGGCGGCCGTGGCGGTACGTTACATGGTCAGGTACCGCGGGTTGCGCGTGTGGATCGAGGGGCGCAGGCTGCGCCATAGCCTGGACGCGCTGTCATGA